Sequence from the Zeugodacus cucurbitae isolate PBARC_wt_2022May chromosome 5, idZeuCucr1.2, whole genome shotgun sequence genome:
TCATCCACTGCATTCACATTGACAACAACACTTTCATCATCTCCTTACAGACAAGCTCAGCCTAGCGCATCGAGCActaacacacaagcacacattaACGACCAAACGCAGTCGACGCAACAACCAATTTTGATTGCGTCACCAACACCGCCTCCTACACCGCCACCATCTATTATCGATTCATATTCATCATCCGCCTCAACATCACCTTGTTCATCAGCCACCTCAGCATCCTTTCCCCAAACGTCCATTGAAAAGTTCAAGAATCAAGAGACACAAACCCAATTGACCCTCACAAATTCCCTACTGCTCTCCTCCACAGCATCTGTCGTTGCCGCTGCAATCAAAAACCAGTCCCTTGTACGCTCTGTGACCGCCACTAGCATAATGGATATGCCCTTCAACACATCACCCTCGCTGCGCGTGCGTACCACCTCGCTCAATCAACTGAAGAAAACAGCCGATCTTGCCATCGAAAATGAGCTACATGTTTGTCCAAGCGTTATGTCCGATGAATTGCGCAAATTACTACCTCCGACATCTGAAACGGTGATGACTAAGCCATTTCCGGTGCGTGGCGAACGTGCCATTACCGACGTTACTACGCCTCATGTCATTGCCATGGTCGGTTTGCCGGCTCGCGGTAAAACTTTTATCTCGAAAAAGTTGGCGCGTTACTTAAACTGGATAGGCATTTCGACGCGCGTCTTCAATTTGGGCGAATACCGTCGTTGTGCGACCACAGCCTACAAGTCACATGAGTTTTTCCGCGCCGATAATGAAGAAGCAATGGCTATACGCAATCGCTGTGCCAATCAAGCACTACACGACTCCTGCGAATGGCTGCTGAGCGGTTTGGGCAGCGTCGCCGTATTCGATGCGACAAACTCTACAAGTGATCGTCGTCAACTAATCTACGATACTGTCGTTAAACAGCATAACTTCCGCTTGTTCTTCGTGGAATCGATCTGTGACGATCCAACCATTATTGAACAAAACATTAAAGAGGTAAAGGTGAGCTCACCCGATTACTACAATATGAATACTGAACTTGTGGTACGCGACTTTTTACAACGCATTGAACACTATGAAGAGCGCTACCAACCCATTGACGAGGAGACGGAGTCGCATCTAAGCTTCTTGAAGATCTATAATGCAGGCAAAAAGACGGTGGTTTATAACAACGAGGGTCATGTAGAATCGCGTATAGTTTACTACTTGATGAACACCCACATTACGCCACGTACTATATATTTGACGCGTCATGGTGAAAGTGAGCACAATCTAAAGGGACTTATCGGTGGCGATTCGAATCTTAGCGAACGTGGTCGTCAATACGCCAAGGCATTGTCTTCGTACATCGAGCAGCAACACATTGATGGATTACGCGTGTGGACTTCGTGGATGAAACGTGCTATACAGACCGTTGCGGATGTGAAGGCACCACAGGAACGCTGGAAGGCGCTTAATGAAATTGATGCCGGCCATTGTGAGGAGATGTCCTACGAACAGATCAAGGAAAAATTCCCCGAGGAGTTCAAGGCACGTGACCTAAACAAGTTTGCTTATCGTTATCCACGCGGTGAAAGCTATGAGGATTTGGTGGCGCGTCTTGAGCCCGTGATAATGGAGTTGGAACGTCAAGGTAATGTGTTGGTAGTATCGCACCAAGCGGTTTTGCGTTGTTTGTTTGCCTATTTCTTGGATAAGTCTGCCGATGAGCTGCCATATTTGTTTGTGCCACTGCATACAGTTATCAAGTTGACACCGGTAGCTTACGGCTGTAAGGTGGAGCACATTAAGCTGCCCATCGATGCGGTTGATACACATCGCCCGAAGCCGAAGATACCCGGTGATGTGTCTCTGGGGCTGGATGGATTGAGTGGCGAATTGGTGGCACCCGATGGTGTGGGTAAGGTTTTGATTGTGGGCGACGATGTCAACATGGTAAATGGCAGTAACAGAGCTATGGGAAATGGATTGGCGGTGGTGAAGGAGGGCGTGGTTGTTGGTTCGAATGAAGCGTCCACGAACAACGCGGCCCAACTCTGATGGCAACAGCCAAGTACTCCACTCAAACGAGGACTGCTGGCAAACCTCCAAAGGGTTAATACATTATAAGATAACACAACTTAAGCAAAACACATGCATAATATACATTAAGCATTCGAACTGAATTTGTAATGATGATAAACATATTGATTGAATTGTTAACTGATAGTTGATGGTGATTTAGCACACGCGctttttttgtttaagaaattAGTGATACGGAACTATTTAAGAGGTTTATAAATGACACGAAAGTTTACTATTTGCAACTTGGATATGACTGGACCCGATTTTGTATGGTAATAGTATAGTTTTAGCTAAATGCCAATCAattttatgtacttatgtatgtattgtaataGTACGCATTTGTGAGGATGTTTTTCGTCTATTTTATGAGctttacacacatatacacgcaTGAGTACACAAATATCaatctaaatatacatattttatatactatattctCGTATAATATGAACTAAAGATTAAAACATTAAGCATAAttataattgttaaaaataaaaataaattaaaatgattgTAATTcatgccacatacatatatatctgtcagttttttaacatattttcgtaaatttgtGCTAACAGTTATTTCGCTAATGCTTGTATTCTAATGAATATGTGAAATTTGTATTcaactcaatttatttaattttttttgcagagGTAAGAAGACTTTAGGCTGAAACTATTCTGTAGCTAAaagcaaaatatacaaattcgtAGACACAAACATatagaattttattgttgtagcttaATACAaactaaaatacataaattttgtaAGAGTAAGttttttgtcattatttaaaaacaatacttAATGTACTGAATCCCAAATAAACTATCATGTGATCAAGGCACTGCATCatggttttatttaataacataatggggaatatatttattataattcatgtatgtatgtaattaaaaaacacatattttttcaagtaatttggttatcgatatttttggCTCTTGTTCATGAAGctgctaaaattttttaatattatctatTAATTATTTGGTCGTTGCTGAGGCGTGGTAAAAAGACCTCTTCTGtgacttttttctttattattatcctGTTTCcaatttctgtaattttattcCTCCaatacaaaaaatgcaaatattccatgtattttttataaaatttacattctCCTGTGATTAATTTTCGACACTATTCGTTTTATTGCTTTAAGTTTTCAGaactatgaaaattatattataatatgtaaaataaaattcacacaaagagaacatttaataaatttcagttATACCATGAATCAAGTCaatatctattatttttaacgaaaaaatgCCTGTGGCATTTGCGTTCAAAATCGTAAAGAAAAAGGTAAGTTATTTTCACAGAAAGAAATATAGATATGAAATCGAAGTGAGTGTAATGAGCCGAGTGCGTGACTATCACTCGTTTGTTACTAGTTTTTGATGGTTGAGAcaaaatcaatttgttttttgATATGTATTGCATTATCATTATGGCAGACAAAAGTATGAATATGCTTGAAaatgcttattttttatattttaatagaatCAGTCGACAATTctaattatttgataaataagttaattaaatttggtaACACTTCAGAAATATCAAATCGAGTATTGAAAAATTTGTACGTATCGGTGTGTTACATTTATCCCAAATAATTTTGCTCTATTTTACCTTTATAACATACCACAATGAACCTTTATTCGGCGGTTTCTCATCGATACTGTCGTTTTAAAAATCCCAATCATGATTATGTTCGGGCTATAGATCACTCGAGATTTTGGACATGGTTCATCTCAAGTCAGTCCTTAACCACCTTAGAGCAGTGCTTCGGGTGCTTATTATGCTGAAAGCTCCAAGCTAATGGTAAATCATTGGAATAATCCCCATTAAAATGTTCTGTTAAAATGTCTTTGTACATACACCAGTCATTTTACCCTCAATTTGCACAAGGGGGCATACCCAGTTTGAGGTTAAGCACCCTCATACCATGGCTGATAATCCATCacgtttcatattttaattttttattcttgttATTCTGGTCGCCTGACATAGGGTCTagcatcatttttgaagtcATTAAACATATCACTCCATGCCACTAGATTTCAGAATTTGGAGTCCTTTTACACCTACACCCTTGTAAACGATATCATTCGTTTGATGTTCTTCTTCAATACGTTTGGTCTGGGTCGTTTAATTCACCtatttaagaaatttcatacaatCTATGACGAATACTGTGTGTTAATACACTTACACTATATCTATGCTCCATTTGAGTTAAAAATTCACCTGATGTCAAAACAATATCTACATTGTTCATTCGTGCTAATTACCTATCGGCGCAAGGTGTTGGTTTTTTACAAGgcacattttcaaaaatcatatgtTTCCTAAAATATGTAAAGTGTTTTGGACCCTTCTCCTACTTTCacaatgtttttgaatttttggagGCACTCCCAGTGATTTTTACCCGGTATAAATTGAGTGATCGGTATCGAGTGAAAGAGGAGGCTCTCCAGAGCaggaataatatataaatattattgattggacttatagtttttgaaatattcatgtttaaaagtccaattttttctgttaacattcaatttaattcaaaatatagatttatttaaggttttttaagcaagaattacttattttaaaaatcacttagcacacAAAAAGCTGAAAGGgttctgtgtttacaattatgtagaaaccgagcgttgccacatgttagaaaccacagatgatagatttttttaatgactgtgttttatttatttgcatatcatggttttttgtcgtagaacttccttctgcatcaagtatgtatataaaaaatctttccagggatgtccgaagttttttttcgcgtagaacttctgcacaggcggccttcggccgcgcttcaaaaaaattaccctggtcgagccaaaaccaggtgtgttcgaagttttttcgcgtagaactcctttctggtcAAGCCAATACAAGTGTTAGCAAAATAACGAGACTGTCCTCGATAtgatctttaaaattttttttttgttaaataaaagaagaggaattttggcaaaaaaagaggaattttcgcaaaaaggaatttatggatgaatttatatatggtatctaaataaatcttagagtgaaaagtgatttttacaataagtaatttttgtttaaaaaactttaaataaatgtaaaatttgaattttattgaatgttagtaatgtaatttcaaatatttgaagtgaaaaaagagcgtaaaatgtgttaaagtgtgtgaaattgcttgttgtaaattttgattttttgatctttaaagcggaatatctcgaaaactaggcgtctgcggtacctataaccctatatattttttaatcgggaggacgtcctctttccaaTGGTGCCCTCAGATCGCGGCACcatagtaatcggaattgtgccgatacatatttaaataatttctgaaatttaaaacaaaaaattttaaactcctccattgcgacttcatttccggtgacccctcggaaaaaaaggtgcgtccgcgttgtcagcatatgtaactcctgacaggatcatccaaaatgaaaaaaacaaaaataagtgttaactagttgtaattgaaaaaaaataaaatccttcgttcaagtacgttcgcacgagtaaattgtatttcgaacacctgtgcaaaatttcatcaagatcggttgagtagttttcgagaaaatttgacaaccgactttggaaacacggttccgaggaaaacgcgtttaatgttttgagtaacaataatacctgacttggagcgtacaccttccaaaggctgtatctctgaaactattattcggatcgactttaggacaatattcttgagatgttgtagaaattaataagcaaaaagcaaaaaatcgattttttgaatccacgaaacccatgtaaccccttaaataagTCAATACCATTTTcactattcaatattttttttctgttcagATCGTGATTGCTATGCATTCGTTACAATGGCTTAATTATATGAGCACATGTGATTAGATTAACTGCgaagcaatttaattttttactagtTTTTCTGAAAATGCTCTTGGTAATTTCGACACATATGTATAACGAATCTCTTTTTCATAccattataaaaatgcaatgcTACTTcggtaaaatataattttgaaacgcAGTGGCTTAATGAGTGTGTGAGTTTGTCGTGtccttttgttaattttaattttaattaattaattttaaaatttgctttaaatattgaCTTACTGCACTAATACCCGATTTCACAGTccgtgcttaggttgtgcttaagataaaatagaaatattgcgttttacagttcatacttaagtactgaaaatgggagacatTAGCAGTGCTTaattaacagctgatttttgttttaaaaattgacttatttgtcaaaaaaataaaataaaaatattttttgaaaatttttttggaatttcttgcattcgatgacggttatatgctttcctgcgagttgcaatagttgcccccactcgcttgcggttAAATTCGGTGTCCTCTTTTTGTTTCCATTAATTTCCAAgattcaaataaatacatataatttcgtcgaaaatttatatttcataaacaaTAAGTTCAATTTGTTTGACAAAGCATACTTAAAGAATTTCGCAGaagaattgaatgaaaatatatcTTTAATCTAATAATTAATCTCCTACAATATGATAATAAAGACTGCTCTGTAATTCCAAGAAGGCTTAATaagtaagcaatatttattagaaatttgtagagttgagtagagtagagtatatttttttttgtaaacaaatttttttcattgtgctgctatatatcataatagaattttatagaaaataagcatcgactgtgaaacgcaaataactactcagtcaacaacaatgcttagctaagattatatttgggcacaacttaagtataattt
This genomic interval carries:
- the LOC105214985 gene encoding 6-phosphofructo-2-kinase/fructose-2,6-bisphosphatase isoform X1; this encodes MNTVERINVIVSSESSPSSSSSSSSTSSSTSSSPSQSPTSSLSLATPIISSPLNELASLNTNSSSTATKTAATASQSSTAFTLTTTLSSSPYRQAQPSASSTNTQAHINDQTQSTQQPILIASPTPPPTPPPSIIDSYSSSASTSPCSSATSASFPQTSIEKFKNQETQTQLTLTNSLLLSSTASVVAAAIKNQSLVRSVTATSIMDMPFNTSPSLRVRTTSLNQLKKTADLAIENELHVCPSVMSDELRKLLPPTSETVMTKPFPVRGERAITDVTTPHVIAMVGLPARGKTFISKKLARYLNWIGISTRVFNLGEYRRCATTAYKSHEFFRADNEEAMAIRNRCANQALHDSCEWLLSGLGSVAVFDATNSTSDRRQLIYDTVVKQHNFRLFFVESICDDPTIIEQNIKEVKVSSPDYYNMNTELVVRDFLQRIEHYEERYQPIDEETESHLSFLKIYNAGKKTVVYNNEGHVESRIVYYLMNTHITPRTIYLTRHGESEHNLKGLIGGDSNLSERGRQYAKALSSYIEQQHIDGLRVWTSWMKRAIQTVADVKAPQERWKALNEIDAGHCEEMSYEQIKEKFPEEFKARDLNKFAYRYPRGESYEDLVARLEPVIMELERQGNVLVVSHQAVLRCLFAYFLDKSADELPYLFVPLHTVIKLTPVAYGCKVEHIKLPIDAVDTHRPKPKIPGDVSLGLDGLSGELVAPDGVGKVLIVGDDVNMVNGSNRAMGNGLAVVKEGVVVGSNEASTNNAAQL
- the LOC105214985 gene encoding 6-phosphofructo-2-kinase/fructose-2,6-bisphosphatase isoform X2, whose protein sequence is MQRRKSDTTGQVSKWRFATIKEDNCIAEMERRKSDTMSQASVVAAAIKNQSLVRSVTATSIMDMPFNTSPSLRVRTTSLNQLKKTADLAIENELHVCPSVMSDELRKLLPPTSETVMTKPFPVRGERAITDVTTPHVIAMVGLPARGKTFISKKLARYLNWIGISTRVFNLGEYRRCATTAYKSHEFFRADNEEAMAIRNRCANQALHDSCEWLLSGLGSVAVFDATNSTSDRRQLIYDTVVKQHNFRLFFVESICDDPTIIEQNIKEVKVSSPDYYNMNTELVVRDFLQRIEHYEERYQPIDEETESHLSFLKIYNAGKKTVVYNNEGHVESRIVYYLMNTHITPRTIYLTRHGESEHNLKGLIGGDSNLSERGRQYAKALSSYIEQQHIDGLRVWTSWMKRAIQTVADVKAPQERWKALNEIDAGHCEEMSYEQIKEKFPEEFKARDLNKFAYRYPRGESYEDLVARLEPVIMELERQGNVLVVSHQAVLRCLFAYFLDKSADELPYLFVPLHTVIKLTPVAYGCKVEHIKLPIDAVDTHRPKPKIPGDVSLGLDGLSGELVAPDGVGKVLIVGDDVNMVNGSNRAMGNGLAVVKEGVVVGSNEASTNNAAQL
- the LOC105214985 gene encoding 6-phosphofructo-2-kinase/fructose-2,6-bisphosphatase isoform X3, coding for MDMPFNTSPSLRVRTTSLNQLKKTADLAIENELHVCPSVMSDELRKLLPPTSETVMTKPFPVRGERAITDVTTPHVIAMVGLPARGKTFISKKLARYLNWIGISTRVFNLGEYRRCATTAYKSHEFFRADNEEAMAIRNRCANQALHDSCEWLLSGLGSVAVFDATNSTSDRRQLIYDTVVKQHNFRLFFVESICDDPTIIEQNIKEVKVSSPDYYNMNTELVVRDFLQRIEHYEERYQPIDEETESHLSFLKIYNAGKKTVVYNNEGHVESRIVYYLMNTHITPRTIYLTRHGESEHNLKGLIGGDSNLSERGRQYAKALSSYIEQQHIDGLRVWTSWMKRAIQTVADVKAPQERWKALNEIDAGHCEEMSYEQIKEKFPEEFKARDLNKFAYRYPRGESYEDLVARLEPVIMELERQGNVLVVSHQAVLRCLFAYFLDKSADELPYLFVPLHTVIKLTPVAYGCKVEHIKLPIDAVDTHRPKPKIPGDVSLGLDGLSGELVAPDGVGKVLIVGDDVNMVNGSNRAMGNGLAVVKEGVVVGSNEASTNNAAQL